The following coding sequences lie in one bacterium genomic window:
- a CDS encoding hemolysin family protein — MDILILALFALAMSSYFSALEISYTTFDAIIVGGWKKSGRFGSRIVEFFVNVPERFLFTTLVGNNLANVAYSSLIVIWAEQNGISQGMILIVSPFAVIIFGEVIPKTLGLAFANLIVRFSSASLYVFYFAFLPFRSLIAPLERILRRGAASSERAAHAYDVLFRREIDAVLSRASREGTVTPKESEILERYLHAREVRARDIMTPRPLLVALPQTATIAEIVEALSDSRHSVIPIYDQSIDDIVGVVHSRDLLTPRTSTSEVIRPAVFVPESKLLTELLEQFKRERTPAAIVVDEHGGTDGIITRKDIFRELVGPLSETDAVRAQTIKRVARGRYLVSALADLSDIAEVTGWRPPDGDYATLSGLLSEYLGHIGHPGEELVIDDVTIRILRSTDRRVESCLLKLDDLDAKSGGKV, encoded by the coding sequence ATGGATATCCTGATTCTGGCTTTATTCGCGTTGGCGATGAGCAGTTACTTTTCGGCGCTTGAGATTTCATATACGACTTTTGATGCGATTATCGTTGGCGGCTGGAAGAAGTCAGGCAGATTCGGCAGTCGCATCGTGGAGTTCTTTGTCAACGTGCCGGAGCGGTTTCTCTTCACAACCCTTGTCGGCAACAATCTGGCGAACGTCGCGTATTCCTCGCTTATAGTAATCTGGGCGGAGCAGAATGGGATTTCGCAAGGCATGATCCTAATCGTATCACCCTTTGCGGTTATCATATTTGGCGAAGTCATCCCGAAAACGCTTGGGCTTGCGTTCGCAAACCTCATCGTTCGTTTTTCTTCGGCGTCACTGTATGTATTTTACTTCGCGTTTCTACCTTTCAGGTCTCTCATTGCTCCGCTTGAAAGAATTCTGAGACGTGGAGCAGCTAGCAGCGAGAGGGCTGCCCACGCGTACGACGTGTTATTCCGCCGGGAAATTGATGCAGTGTTAAGCCGTGCGAGCCGCGAGGGTACCGTAACACCCAAAGAATCCGAGATACTCGAAAGGTACCTTCACGCACGTGAAGTCCGAGCACGTGACATTATGACTCCAAGACCACTTCTGGTGGCGCTGCCGCAAACGGCAACGATTGCTGAAATCGTGGAGGCACTGAGTGATAGTAGGCATAGCGTCATACCGATTTATGACCAATCGATCGATGACATTGTGGGCGTCGTTCACTCACGCGACCTGCTCACACCTCGCACCAGCACCTCTGAAGTTATAAGACCTGCGGTTTTTGTGCCTGAATCGAAGTTACTGACGGAGCTGCTGGAACAATTCAAGCGCGAACGCACGCCTGCCGCCATTGTCGTGGATGAGCATGGAGGTACGGACGGGATCATCACACGTAAGGATATTTTCCGTGAACTTGTTGGTCCGCTGAGCGAAACCGACGCAGTACGAGCACAGACGATTAAGCGTGTGGCGCGCGGTCGATATCTGGTGTCCGCGCTTGCAGACCTCTCGGACATAGCAGAAGTCACAGGATGGCGCCCGCCGGATGGGGACTATGCCACGCTTTCAGGTCTCCTCTCTGAGTATCTCGGGCACATTGGGCATCCTGGTGAAGAGCTTGTAATTGATGATGTTACGATTCGGATCTTGAGATCGACAGACCGTAGAGTCGAGAGTTGCCTCTTGAAACTCGATGATCTCGATGCGAAGTCTGGCGGAAAAGTGTAG
- a CDS encoding immune inhibitor A, whose translation MKVRHSLMPLLILIFVVSAGAAALNSTRTTVVPLPSIPSRYSGPQDVESAEVTVLQSDAQVVRLSFVPPVIRFQEDEVEGNLYSAIRMNGEGVEEIPGAPEVPRIVRLVMVSNRGNFDAVVVDSHYVTGNLPNLPSPHVPLQEGERVLDGASELFLPEYYERDDWYPQEIVHISDPATFRDVRFVVLTVYPVQVNPLTGEVRTFDRVDVAILNAGGTGANEITHTPTSISPAFKELYRTFPNFEGSYLDELPVMPGKHLYICDPNATVVSSVTNLVNWRRKRGIDAYIATTTQTGTTATSIRNYIVNEYNSSNGTLEAVTLVGDPNATAPYQIATGTALDNTFATMSGGNPDPVPDLSVGRIPATSSGDLGIMISSIIDYEANPYMAQTGWYERTWCAAHTSQVPSNPSTKQYMRQIMLQHGVPTVHFDVFSGAMSTPILESRLNAGVTLFNDRLSWIGEFSDTQLSGVNVGDQLPYVWVVTCATGSFSQGSSLNEAFVRSDKAIGCVGMSGAGTHTRFNNILDGGGMQTIFAYDIRETGMAVVGAKLELYRNYNAVFPSDVSNFAAWCNLQGDPGVPIYLSVPRSLSVSHPINVTRGTNNVSVTVTSGGNPVVDALVGLTKGTETFSRGYTDANGQINLPVSLPTTGTLDIVVSGKDLKAFVGAISVINVAASLSYSSISIDDDNVGGTVGDNNDILNPGEIVDLSIVLQNTGTSQTVTGITGTLVSASPGVSVVNGVQPYPNLNVGATSGPTTPFRVNVGAVFDGEPVTFFLSTTSSAGSQTVRVDLVPSAASVAYVSSVFSDGNSQFDPGDSGDLIVTMQNDGSRSFVAANSILRSLNSYVSVFDSVGSFGNVNPGGTSTNVVNPFGISALAATPGGYQASMQLVVADGNGVVDSTNFLLPVGTSSATSPTGPDSYGYLAYENSDTQPAGANPQFEWIEIAPSLGGSGQSLGFTDGGEDQDDITVRVLPFTFQFYGQQYDTVTICSNGWISFGSSNQIDYRNFHMGSPLGPPSMVAAYWDDLIVTGVANGGVYVQNDATNGRFIIEWITRCTWVAANQTFQIILYDPLAYPSPTGDGKILVQYLDVNPSPNSISFDNDWATVGIQNHNHTVGLEITYWNVATPGSTPLADGRAIMFTTDLTGAIDPRFALLSPNGGEMWLQDSSVTVVWSPGSVIGNVNIELSRGGLGGPWSPIALNTLNDGQHTYVVTGPSSSTCRIRVTSVNTPDSSATSAGDFTIASIVVVLHEAFDTGAPGWIHSSPAGWLDQWHISTERSLSGANSYKCGATGTGTYSNLLDAQLTSPLITNLPANAVLEFWHQIEGELSNQYPDSAYDGGWLEISADGGPFATIQPNEGYPKTTRYTAGSGNPYSGPVAGQDCYSGTIDAWTREQFDLSAYAESDIRLRWRFASDAGTTREGWYLDDVSIYGIGSASGQFVPAGLTIAISGQDVVLRWADDENTAYRIFSSNTPTQPFMTLEGETTDTSFTIPGGATAPQMFYYVVGWSGP comes from the coding sequence ATGAAGGTTAGGCACTCGCTAATGCCACTTTTGATTCTCATCTTTGTCGTTTCCGCGGGGGCCGCAGCTTTGAACTCAACTCGGACAACAGTGGTCCCGCTGCCTTCCATTCCGAGTCGCTATTCAGGCCCACAAGATGTTGAATCCGCTGAAGTTACTGTCCTCCAATCTGATGCACAAGTGGTCCGACTGTCATTCGTCCCGCCGGTAATTCGTTTCCAAGAAGATGAAGTTGAGGGGAATCTGTACTCCGCGATTCGTATGAACGGTGAAGGTGTTGAAGAAATTCCTGGCGCCCCGGAAGTGCCAAGAATTGTGCGGCTTGTAATGGTTAGCAATCGAGGGAATTTTGATGCTGTAGTTGTTGACTCACATTATGTGACGGGCAACCTTCCGAATCTTCCGTCGCCGCATGTACCTCTGCAAGAGGGAGAACGCGTACTGGACGGTGCTTCCGAGCTGTTCCTACCTGAGTACTACGAACGGGATGATTGGTATCCACAAGAGATCGTGCACATCAGTGATCCTGCAACTTTTCGCGATGTGCGTTTCGTCGTATTGACGGTATATCCCGTGCAAGTGAATCCTCTCACGGGCGAGGTCAGAACTTTTGACAGAGTCGATGTGGCAATTCTTAATGCCGGTGGTACAGGAGCAAACGAGATTACGCATACGCCTACATCGATTTCACCTGCATTCAAGGAACTTTACCGCACCTTCCCGAATTTCGAGGGCAGCTATCTTGATGAACTGCCTGTTATGCCCGGCAAGCACCTCTACATCTGTGATCCTAATGCAACCGTTGTCAGTTCAGTTACCAATCTTGTAAACTGGCGGCGAAAGCGGGGCATTGATGCCTACATCGCCACTACCACGCAAACGGGGACAACTGCGACAAGCATTCGCAATTACATCGTCAACGAGTACAATAGCAGCAACGGCACACTTGAGGCAGTCACTCTCGTTGGGGATCCCAATGCGACTGCTCCTTATCAGATTGCAACAGGTACCGCACTCGACAATACGTTTGCCACCATGAGCGGTGGCAATCCGGATCCCGTCCCTGATTTGTCTGTGGGCAGGATTCCGGCCACGAGTAGCGGTGACCTGGGCATCATGATCAGTTCGATTATTGACTATGAAGCAAATCCATATATGGCGCAGACAGGGTGGTATGAAAGAACTTGGTGTGCAGCGCACACCAGTCAGGTTCCTTCTAACCCATCGACGAAGCAATACATGCGACAGATAATGTTGCAACACGGCGTTCCGACAGTGCACTTTGATGTCTTTTCCGGCGCCATGAGCACGCCGATTCTCGAATCGCGTCTGAACGCTGGAGTCACATTGTTTAATGATCGATTGTCGTGGATTGGCGAGTTTAGCGACACGCAGTTAAGCGGCGTCAACGTTGGAGACCAGTTGCCTTATGTGTGGGTTGTAACCTGTGCAACGGGGTCCTTTAGTCAAGGATCTTCGTTGAATGAAGCATTTGTGCGTTCCGATAAAGCAATAGGATGTGTAGGAATGTCCGGGGCTGGCACGCATACGCGATTCAACAACATTCTTGACGGCGGGGGTATGCAGACTATCTTCGCCTACGACATCCGGGAGACCGGTATGGCAGTGGTGGGGGCCAAGCTCGAATTGTATCGAAACTACAATGCGGTCTTTCCTTCGGACGTCAGCAATTTTGCCGCATGGTGCAATCTGCAGGGCGATCCAGGAGTGCCTATCTATCTCTCCGTCCCTCGATCTCTTAGCGTTTCACATCCGATCAATGTCACGCGCGGAACAAACAACGTAAGTGTCACCGTTACGTCGGGTGGCAATCCTGTCGTAGACGCTCTGGTCGGCCTGACCAAGGGAACTGAGACCTTTTCTCGTGGCTACACGGATGCGAACGGGCAGATTAATTTGCCCGTCAGTCTTCCAACGACAGGAACATTAGACATCGTTGTCTCAGGAAAGGACTTGAAGGCATTTGTTGGCGCAATCAGCGTGATTAATGTCGCGGCCTCCTTATCTTATAGTAGCATATCGATTGATGATGACAACGTAGGTGGTACGGTTGGCGACAACAATGACATTTTGAATCCGGGCGAGATTGTTGACTTGAGCATTGTACTGCAGAACACGGGCACTTCGCAGACCGTAACCGGCATCACCGGCACTCTTGTCAGTGCCAGCCCTGGTGTCAGCGTAGTCAATGGCGTGCAGCCTTACCCGAATCTTAATGTTGGAGCGACATCCGGTCCTACAACGCCTTTCAGAGTGAATGTCGGTGCCGTGTTTGACGGCGAACCAGTGACATTCTTCTTGTCCACCACTTCTTCAGCTGGATCACAGACTGTCCGAGTTGACTTGGTTCCCTCCGCAGCAAGTGTCGCCTACGTATCCAGCGTTTTTTCGGACGGCAACAGCCAGTTTGACCCGGGAGACAGCGGAGACCTAATCGTGACCATGCAGAATGACGGTTCACGCAGCTTCGTTGCAGCGAATTCAATCTTGCGCTCATTGAACAGCTACGTCTCAGTCTTCGATTCTGTCGGCTCATTTGGAAACGTGAATCCGGGTGGCACATCGACAAATGTTGTTAATCCATTCGGCATTAGTGCGCTTGCTGCCACTCCGGGCGGCTATCAGGCAAGCATGCAGCTTGTCGTTGCGGACGGAAATGGAGTCGTAGATTCAACCAACTTCCTTCTTCCGGTAGGGACTTCCTCTGCGACCAGCCCGACTGGTCCGGATTCGTATGGCTATCTCGCGTATGAGAATTCCGACACGCAGCCGGCAGGTGCAAACCCGCAGTTTGAGTGGATCGAGATTGCGCCGAGCCTCGGTGGTTCGGGTCAGTCGCTTGGTTTTACTGACGGTGGTGAAGATCAGGACGACATTACGGTTAGAGTCCTCCCCTTCACATTCCAGTTTTATGGTCAGCAGTATGATACCGTCACGATTTGCTCAAACGGCTGGATATCTTTCGGCAGCTCAAATCAGATTGATTATCGAAACTTCCACATGGGCTCGCCGCTTGGACCTCCATCTATGGTTGCGGCTTATTGGGACGACTTGATCGTTACCGGTGTGGCCAATGGTGGCGTCTATGTCCAAAACGATGCCACGAATGGCAGATTTATCATTGAGTGGATTACGCGTTGCACGTGGGTCGCGGCAAATCAAACCTTTCAGATTATCTTGTACGACCCGCTCGCGTACCCCAGTCCCACTGGTGACGGCAAAATCCTTGTTCAGTATTTGGACGTCAATCCGAGTCCGAATTCAATTTCTTTTGATAATGACTGGGCAACCGTAGGCATTCAGAACCATAATCATACTGTGGGACTGGAAATCACTTACTGGAATGTCGCAACGCCCGGCTCCACACCGCTTGCTGATGGGCGCGCCATAATGTTCACAACGGACCTGACTGGCGCGATAGACCCACGTTTCGCGCTGCTTTCGCCCAATGGCGGCGAGATGTGGCTTCAGGACTCCTCTGTGACGGTTGTCTGGTCGCCTGGCTCAGTGATTGGAAACGTAAATATTGAGCTTTCGCGTGGTGGATTGGGAGGTCCGTGGTCACCGATCGCCCTGAACACGCTTAACGACGGCCAGCACACATATGTGGTCACTGGTCCCTCCTCTTCAACCTGCAGAATTCGTGTAACTTCTGTTAACACCCCGGACTCCTCTGCAACGAGCGCGGGAGATTTCACCATTGCCTCAATTGTAGTTGTATTGCATGAGGCTTTTGACACAGGTGCGCCGGGATGGATCCATTCGTCTCCAGCAGGATGGCTTGATCAATGGCACATTAGCACTGAACGTTCCTTAAGTGGCGCAAACTCATACAAGTGCGGTGCTACTGGAACTGGAACCTATTCAAACTTGCTTGATGCGCAATTGACGTCGCCACTAATAACCAATCTGCCAGCGAATGCCGTCCTCGAGTTCTGGCATCAGATTGAGGGCGAGTTGTCTAACCAGTACCCCGACTCTGCATACGACGGAGGCTGGCTGGAGATTTCCGCGGATGGGGGTCCTTTCGCAACCATACAACCGAACGAAGGCTATCCGAAAACAACGCGCTACACGGCGGGCAGCGGCAATCCATATTCTGGACCCGTGGCAGGACAAGACTGCTATTCAGGCACGATTGACGCCTGGACTCGCGAACAGTTTGATCTGTCTGCCTATGCGGAAAGTGACATCAGACTTCGTTGGCGGTTTGCGTCGGATGCGGGAACCACACGTGAAGGTTGGTATCTGGATGACGTATCGATCTATGGTATCGGAAGTGCAAGTGGTCAGTTCGTGCCGGCCGGTTTGACCATTGCAATTAGTGGCCAGGATGTCGTTCTACGGTGGGCAGATGACGAAAACACAGCCTACCGCATCTTCAGCAGCAACACGCCAACTCAACCGTTTATGACTCTTGAAGGTGAGACAACGGACACTTCTTTCACGATTCCGGGCGGTGCAACCGCACCACAGATGTTCTATTACGTGGTGGGGTGGTCTGGTCCGTAG
- the ppdK gene encoding pyruvate, phosphate dikinase, translating to MFSHLEKHPLSKYVYTFGNGQAEGRADMKNLLGGKGANLAEMNHLGLPVPPGYTISTEVCTYYYANGRSYPSELKAQVADGIKYIEQLTGTKFGDVKNPLLVSVRSGARASMPGMMDTILNLGLNDKTVEGLIARSGDARFAYDSYRRFVAMYGDVVLDLKPQTKEEHDPFEDLLEAKKKNAGVKYDSELNADQLKELVAEFKDIIRKRKGVDFPEDPQDQLWGAIGAVFNSWMNERAIVYRRLNKIPESWGTAVNVQAMVFGNLGNDCATGVAFTRDPATGEKVFYGEFLVNAQGEDVVAGTRTPQQVALKASQVWATNHNISESDRKVKYPSLEEAMPDAYKQLLAISDSLEKHFKDMNDIEFTIQDRKLWMLQCRAGKRTGMAAVRIAVEMVEEGLLSPEEAVLRVDPNALNQLLRPVFDAEKLKSVAPIARGLNAGPGAAAGRVVFHASDAESWAAKGEKVILARIETSPEDIRGMDAAQGILTQRGGMTSHAALVARQMGKVCVAGCESIHIDYTKGQFTVGSSIVKEGDWISLNGTTGEIYTGAIATKPSEVIQVLLDKSLDPKDAPTYQLYAKLMSWADKFRRMRVRTNADQPDQCLNALAFGAEGIGLTRTEHMFFEGDRIDAVRQMILAPDLEGRKKALAILEPYQREDFIGIFRAMNGLPVTIRLLDPPLHEFLPHGEAAIADLAKKMGVSAKKISDKIEQLHEMNPMLGHRGCRLGILYPEITEMQARAIFTAACAVKKEGVDVHPEVMVPLVMTPGELKAQAEVINHAAEEVFRSAGVKVDYLVGTMIELPRAALVADQIAEVAEFFSFGTNDLTQTCMGLSRDDSGRFLPYYVQSQLLQADPFEALDQTGVGQLVEMGTSRGRQTKPKLKVGICGEHGGEPSSVIFFDGAGLDYVSCSPFRVPIARLAAAQATLQHRKGQ from the coding sequence TTGTTTTCACACCTGGAGAAGCACCCCTTGAGTAAGTATGTTTACACGTTCGGAAACGGTCAGGCAGAAGGCCGCGCTGACATGAAGAATCTGCTTGGTGGCAAAGGCGCAAACCTTGCGGAAATGAACCACCTTGGTCTTCCAGTTCCCCCAGGATACACAATATCTACAGAAGTTTGCACGTATTACTATGCCAATGGTCGTAGCTATCCGTCCGAACTCAAAGCACAGGTTGCGGATGGTATAAAGTACATCGAGCAGTTGACCGGTACCAAGTTTGGCGACGTGAAGAATCCATTGCTAGTCTCGGTGAGAAGCGGCGCAAGAGCGTCAATGCCCGGCATGATGGATACAATCCTGAACCTGGGATTGAATGACAAGACAGTGGAAGGATTGATTGCTCGTTCCGGAGACGCACGATTCGCATACGATTCCTATCGGCGCTTTGTCGCGATGTATGGAGACGTTGTGCTTGATTTGAAGCCGCAGACAAAGGAGGAGCACGACCCGTTTGAAGATCTACTTGAAGCCAAGAAGAAGAATGCCGGTGTCAAGTACGATTCCGAGCTCAATGCTGATCAACTGAAAGAACTGGTCGCTGAGTTCAAGGATATTATTCGTAAACGTAAGGGAGTTGACTTTCCCGAAGACCCGCAGGACCAGTTGTGGGGTGCCATAGGTGCAGTATTCAATTCATGGATGAACGAGCGGGCGATAGTTTATCGGCGATTGAATAAGATTCCGGAAAGCTGGGGAACGGCGGTCAATGTACAGGCAATGGTGTTCGGAAATCTGGGGAATGACTGCGCGACGGGTGTTGCGTTCACAAGGGACCCGGCTACAGGTGAGAAGGTGTTTTACGGAGAGTTTCTGGTGAACGCTCAGGGTGAAGACGTCGTCGCGGGGACTCGGACACCGCAGCAAGTTGCATTGAAGGCATCTCAGGTGTGGGCGACAAATCATAATATCTCCGAATCCGACCGTAAAGTGAAGTATCCGTCGCTCGAGGAAGCGATGCCTGATGCCTACAAGCAACTGTTGGCGATTTCCGACTCGCTCGAAAAACACTTTAAGGATATGAACGATATCGAGTTCACCATTCAGGATCGCAAGCTATGGATGCTTCAGTGCCGAGCCGGCAAGCGCACAGGCATGGCTGCCGTTCGTATTGCAGTGGAAATGGTTGAGGAAGGACTGTTGTCGCCTGAAGAAGCTGTTCTTAGAGTGGATCCGAATGCGCTGAACCAATTGCTGCGTCCGGTGTTTGACGCAGAGAAGCTAAAGAGTGTTGCACCGATTGCGCGCGGACTCAATGCCGGACCGGGTGCGGCTGCCGGACGAGTTGTCTTTCATGCGAGTGACGCAGAGTCGTGGGCGGCAAAAGGGGAGAAGGTTATCCTTGCACGAATTGAAACTAGTCCTGAAGATATTCGTGGAATGGATGCGGCACAAGGAATCCTGACGCAGCGCGGTGGAATGACTTCGCACGCCGCGCTCGTCGCGCGCCAAATGGGCAAAGTCTGCGTTGCGGGGTGTGAGTCCATCCATATTGACTATACAAAAGGTCAATTCACAGTTGGAAGCAGTATTGTAAAGGAAGGTGACTGGATTTCTCTGAACGGCACGACAGGCGAGATCTATACCGGTGCAATAGCAACCAAGCCGTCTGAAGTTATTCAAGTCCTGCTTGACAAATCACTGGATCCCAAGGACGCTCCGACTTACCAGCTCTATGCAAAGCTGATGTCTTGGGCGGACAAGTTCCGGAGAATGCGGGTCAGGACCAACGCCGATCAACCCGATCAGTGCTTGAATGCGCTTGCCTTTGGGGCAGAAGGTATTGGATTGACGCGAACGGAGCACATGTTCTTCGAAGGTGACCGCATCGATGCAGTTCGTCAGATGATCCTTGCTCCTGATCTGGAAGGCCGGAAGAAAGCTTTAGCAATCTTGGAGCCGTATCAGCGTGAAGACTTCATAGGAATCTTTCGTGCAATGAACGGACTTCCTGTCACCATTCGTCTTCTCGACCCGCCGCTGCATGAATTCCTTCCCCATGGAGAAGCGGCCATAGCGGACTTGGCAAAGAAGATGGGTGTCAGTGCGAAAAAGATATCTGACAAGATAGAGCAGTTGCATGAGATGAATCCGATGCTGGGTCATCGCGGTTGCCGTCTCGGAATCTTGTATCCAGAAATTACCGAGATGCAAGCGCGAGCAATTTTTACTGCGGCCTGCGCCGTCAAGAAAGAAGGAGTGGATGTTCACCCTGAAGTCATGGTGCCCTTGGTCATGACTCCGGGAGAACTTAAGGCACAAGCAGAGGTTATCAATCATGCCGCAGAAGAAGTTTTCAGATCTGCAGGTGTAAAGGTGGATTATCTTGTAGGCACGATGATTGAACTACCTCGCGCCGCACTGGTTGCTGATCAAATCGCTGAAGTCGCGGAGTTCTTCAGCTTTGGCACAAACGATCTCACGCAAACATGTATGGGACTATCGCGCGATGATTCAGGACGTTTCCTGCCTTACTATGTGCAGTCACAATTGCTGCAGGCAGATCCTTTTGAAGCACTCGATCAAACCGGTGTGGGGCAGTTGGTTGAAATGGGGACTTCTCGCGGGCGGCAGACGAAGCCAAAGCTGAAGGTTGGAATCTGCGGAGAGCACGGTGGTGAACCCTCCTCCGTAATCTTCTTCGACGGTGCGGGATTAGACTACGTGTCCTGCAGCCCATTTCGCGTACCGATCGCGCGGCTTGCGGCAGCACAAGCGACTCTTCAGCATCGCAAGGGACAGTAG
- a CDS encoding YigZ family protein, which translates to MAQLRVLGSRFSATAFPIDTEDELHATLENAMREHYDATHHCWAMRIRMDQEILQRSSDAGEPKGTAGKPILNEIVNSKLENCAIIVTRWFGGTKLGTGGLARAYGETAARAIHDATRVLRRTGVVVSIATPYELQSQVYHIAGRYGAAVEQAASEQSVRMRVKLRRSQIEQFAADLLEESAGRLLVEEEGIWIS; encoded by the coding sequence ATGGCGCAATTGCGAGTGCTGGGCTCCCGTTTTTCGGCCACGGCATTTCCGATTGACACCGAAGATGAGCTGCATGCAACGCTTGAAAATGCTATGCGAGAACATTACGATGCAACTCATCATTGTTGGGCAATGCGGATTCGAATGGATCAGGAGATTCTTCAGCGATCAAGTGATGCCGGCGAACCAAAAGGGACGGCGGGCAAACCAATTCTCAACGAAATTGTTAACAGCAAGCTGGAGAACTGCGCAATTATCGTTACACGCTGGTTCGGCGGGACGAAACTTGGAACCGGCGGATTGGCACGTGCGTACGGGGAAACCGCGGCTCGAGCGATTCATGATGCCACACGCGTGCTTCGAAGGACGGGGGTCGTTGTCTCGATTGCTACGCCCTATGAGCTTCAATCACAAGTCTATCACATCGCGGGACGATACGGAGCAGCGGTTGAACAAGCCGCATCAGAGCAAAGTGTACGCATGCGGGTGAAGCTCCGCCGCAGTCAGATTGAGCAATTTGCCGCTGACCTTCTCGAAGAGAGCGCGGGACGATTGCTGGTTGAGGAAGAGGGAATATGGATATCCTGA